The sequence GAGGTCACGTAGACCGGCCGCGGCGCGACGCCGTCCAGCTCGCGCTGTTCCGCGGCAAGATGATCCTGCAGTTGCCTGCGCACCGCAGGATCGCGCCAGCGCCGGTCGTCGATCTCGAGCGGCAGATACCAGCCGGCAATCGCTGCACTTCCCAGGTCGCCGACCCAGCGCCGGGCGACCTCGGCGTTGCCGCGCGAGAGCGTGCGCAGGTACGCATCCAGCGCCGCCGGCGATGCTTCCTGGCGCTGGAAAAACGCGGGGTCGCTGTCCAGCCCCAGCACGATGTGCAGGCCGGCAGCGTGCGCCTCGCGCACCCGCTGCAGCAACCAGGCGTGTCCGGCCGGGTCGCCGAACGCATCGCCGTAACGGGTCCACTGCACCACCAGCGTGTCGAAGCCGCGCGCGCGCACTTGCGCGAACACGGACGGCCACTGTGCCTGCGCGATCTCGCGATCGCGCAGCTGGGGCTGGTAGAAGATCGCCGTGGCGGCCTCGGCCCGCAGCGTCGAGAGCAGCAGCGCCAGCCCCGCAAGCCAGCACAACGCAGGCTTCACCACTGCGTCCTCGCGATCAGGAACACCGCGTTGTTCTCGCGCAGGTAGCTGGTGAAGGCGTGCTGTCCTTCCACCGCGATGCTGAAGCGATGCGGGTAGGCGTCGTAGCGGGTTTCGCCGTACCACAGGTTCCACTGCACGCCGACGCCGGCGCGGGTGTCGCGCGCGTAGCCCGCGCCGTGCGCGCGGTCGATGCCGGTGTACTGCACATGGACATAAGGTTCGACGGTCTGGCCGTCGACCAGTTTGCGGTGCCAGCCCAGCTGGTAGTCCGCAGTGAACACGGTCTGCCTGGCGCGCAGGTAACGGGCGATATCGACATAGAAGTTCTGGGTGAGCCAGCCCGATCCGGTCACATGCCAATCGTCGCTGAGCCGCGGGCTGAAGGACCACGATCCGCTGGCGCGCAGCATGGTGTCGTTATGGGTATCGCGGCTGTTGCCGGCGGGCGTCTGCTGCTCGATCGACAACACCACGTTCTGCGTGACCAGCGGCTTCCAGTGCAGTCCCACGCCGAGCATCGGCGAATGCACCGGCCACACCGAGCCGGCGGCACCGCTGCCGGCGAAGACGCGCGCGTAGGCCGCCAGCGTATTGGCGTCGCCGCCGGTGAGATGCGGGTCGAAGCGGTATTGCGCCTCGAGCTGCAGGTAGCTGCGATAGGAGACGCCCGGCGCCGCCGCGTTGGCCGCCGAGGACACGGTGTCGCCCAGGGTCATGTCCGCGTTGAAGCGCCACTTGCGGCCGAGATCCTCGTGCAGGCGACGCAGGCTGTAGCGCTGCTGCTCCGTGTCTTCCCGCTCCGTGCCGTCGTTCCCGGCGTCGCTGGCAACGGCGGGACCGAGCTGGTCGATCGCCTGCGCCGCATAGGCCTGCGCCTGTGCGTCGTCGCCCAGCTGCTGGTGCACGTACAGCAACTGCCGGGTCAATCCGGGATCGTCGGGATTGGCCCGGTGCGCGCGCTCGAACTGCGCCACCGCTTCGTCCGGCGCACCCGCCTGCAGATAGGCGTAGCCCAACGAGGCGGCCAGCCGGCTGTCGTCGGGTGCCAGCGCACTGGCACGTTGCAGCGAAAGCAGCGCCTGCTGCGCTTCGCCCGCCCGGCTTTGCAGGGCCGCCAGGCGCGCGTAGTAACGCGGATCGGCGTGCATCGCCACGGCATTTTCCAGATCGACCCGGGCCAGCGCCGGGTCGCCCGGCTCGTCGGCCTGCGCGCGCAGCCACCAGTAGTTGTGGTCCTGCCGGCCGCCCCGCACCGCATACGTATCCAGCCAGGAACGCGCGACGGCCGGGTCGTCGACGGTGAGCGCGGTGGTCGCGGCGGCCAGCAGATCGGCCGGCTGCATGTGCGCCGCCGGCACCGAACGCCAGGCTTGCAGGGCCGTGGCATAGTCCTGCGCGCTGTAGGCCTGATAAGCCAGCGCGCGGGTGATGTCGCTGCCTGGCTGGCGTCGGCGGGCCTCGGCGTAGGCGTACTCGGCGAGGCCGGGCCGGTCGTTGCCGTAGCAATCGCCGAGTTGCCGCCACAGTCCGGCCGGGTAGTCCGGCGAGAGGTCGGCCATCACCTGGCGGATCCCGTCGCAGTCGCGCAGGGCGCCCAGGATCGGAACCTGCGCCACGCGCAGCGGCACGCTTTCCAGCGGCTGCCGCAGGCGCGTGCGATCGTCCGGCGAAAACAGCGTCGGCTGCTCGCTGGCCAGCACCGCCAGGCGGGACAGCAGAGCTGCCCGGCCCGGATTACCGGCGAACGGATATGCACCCAGCAACAAATGCTTCGCCTCGCCGCGTGCACCGGCCTCGATCAGGCGATAGCTGAGCGGATCGAGCAGGCGGTAGCCCTCCGGCTGCGCGATCAGTGCTTCGGCCTGTTGCCCGGCCTCGGCATGGCGGCCTTGCTGCAGAGCCAGGCTGAAACGCTCTTCGTGGAGGCTTCCGCCGGGCAATCGCGACAGCATGCGTTGCGCCGTCGTGCTGTCGCCGCGCGCCATCGCCAGCGGCACCGAAAGCCGCGCCTGCAGCACCGCGTTGGCGGGGTGGCGCGTGGCATAGCGAAACAGCAACCCCGGCCGGTCTCGCGCCACCGACGCGAGCAGGTCCAGCCACTGTCGCTCATCCTTTTCGCTGGTGAATGCGGGCTGGCGGGCGGCCATGTAGGCGGCCAGCCGCTTGCGGTCGCCGCGCTGGTCGAGGGCCGCGGCCATGGCCAGATCCTGCGCCGGCGCATCCAGCCCGCCGCGCGCTTGCAGCTGGCGCGCCGCATCCAGCTCGCCGAGCTGAAGCAGCAGGTTGAACCACTGGCCGCGCTCGTCGGCACTGAGCTTGTCGCTCGTCTCGAGTTCGGCCAGCTGCGCGACAGCGCGCTGACGATCACCGAGGTAGATCGCGCGCTGCACCAGTGCATGGCGCAAGGCGCGGCCTTCGGGGCTGCGCGCGAAATCCCGGGCATCGAGCTCCGCCTGCGCCCTGGCAAGATCGCCCACCTGCAGGTCGTCGAAGCCACGCTGGGCGCGGCATGTCGGCCGGTTGTCGCGAGCGCAGTCGACCGCCGCTGCCGTGGCAACAGGTGCGGCGACACGCAGCCGCGGGTCATCCGGCGTATAGCGGCGTTGTTCGTCCAGCACCTGGCTCGCCTGCACCGCATGACCGAAATGCCGGTAGGCCCCGGCCAGGTCCAGTGCCGTGTCGATATCCTGCGGCGCCAGCGTCCGCGCACGCTCGAACTCCGCCACCGCGGTGCGCTCGTCGCCGCTACGCATGGCCGCGTAGCCGGCCTGTCGATGCGGGTACACCAGGAACTGCCGGTAGCGGCTGCCGCCGGCGGCCGGCTCCTGTCCCGCCGCGTGGAGTGGCCACGCCGGCGCCAGCGCGAACAGCGCCAGCGCGCAGTGGATGGGCCATGGCCGTTTCATGCTGCCTCCTCCGCTGGCGCCAGCGAGCGCACCGGCATGGCGGCCTCCAGGTCGAGCAGCAGGTCGATGTCCGGCTGCAATGTCGCCTGGAGGGCCAGCATGCGATCCAGCGTTTCCTGATTGATCACGCCCTGTTCGACCAGGAACTTCCCCAGCGGCTGCGGGCTGCGCGCGTGGCTGAGCAGCAGCGACCTGAACGCCACCGCATCCAGGTGCCCCTGTGCCACCAGGATTTCGCCCAGCATGACCTGGCGCGACACGTAGCTGTCCCATAACGATGTCACGCGGTCGCCACGGATCCGCCCGCTGCGCGTCGCGTCGTCGAGCAGACGGTACGGGTCGCGCTCGTGGCGGCACGCGTGCGCGTACCGGCAACGCAGCCCGACCGCGACCTGGCCCTTGTGCGCAATCACGTAACGCACCGGCCGGTCGAGCTGGCGTGCGATCGCCGCCAGCGACACCGGGTCGATGTAGGACTCGCTGGCGAGAACCAGCGTGCGGCCTTCGTGGCGCAACGGCAACACGGCGTAGTGCAATGCCAGGCACGCTGGCAGCACATCCAGCAATGCGCGCGACAACCCGGCGAAGTCCACCGATTCGCAACCGACGCCAATCTGCTCGGCGATCGAGCAGGCCAGTTGTGCGGCGGTGATCCGGGATTCGTGGACCATCGAGCTGCCCAGTTGCAGGCCGTCGATGCGGTGCAGTTCCGCCTCGCGCAATTCCTGCGCCGAGACCACGCCGTTCGCGACCAGTATCTCGCCGAGCGAGCGTTTGGCACGGTTCTCGCCGCCGATGCTGGGGAAGTCGTGGGTGGTCTTGTCCCAGGCCACGCGCCGCGGGTCGCCACACTTGATGATCTGCCGGATCGCGCGCCAGTTGGCCAGGAAATTGATCAGGTTGCCCCACAGCAGTCGCGGTATCGACAACAGCCCCTGCTTCACGCCGTAATAGCCGGACACGAAGATGATCCGCTGCAGCATGCGGTTGCCCATCAACGCGATGTTCGCCGTGAGAACGAGATCGAACCACGGCTGCCCCTCGAAGATCGACACGAAGCGCGGCGCCTCGGTCCACACCTGCTGCAGCAGCCAGAGCATGACCAGCTGCAGCAGGATCAGCATCGCGGCGAAACTGACGAAGTTGCTGATCGCGCCCTTGCGGTCGCGCCACAGGAAATAATTGAGCACCCAGCCGTGCCCCCAGCCGTGGGTGCGGTAGCCCTGGTAGACGATGCCGATGATCCAGCGCGACTTCTGCCGCACCGCCGTCGCCAGGCGGTCGGGAAAATATTCGCGCACGCAGATCACGTTGGACTCGCGCCAGCTCTGGCCAAGAAGGCTCTCGCCGGCGTCATGCCGCTGGTAGCGCAGCACCGGGAAGCGCACGAAGATCTCCTCCATGCCCTTGGCCTTCAGGCGCAGGCCGATGTCGTAATCCTCGGTCAGGCTCTGCACGTCGAACGCGATGCCATTGCCCGCCTCGATCAGCGTGAGCACGGCGCGCCGACTGAAGCAGGTGCCGACGCCGGCGCTGGGCACCTGCCCGGCCAGCGCCTCGCGCATGGGCACGTCCTTGCCGTGCAGCTCGGCGAACTCGTCCAGGTAATGCAGGCTGGTGAAGTTGTTCCACTGCCGCGCAAACGGGTAGACCGGCAGCTGGATCAGGTCCTTGCGGTCGACCAGGTAGTTGAACAGCCGCAGCTCGTGCGCGCACACGACGTCCTCGGCATCGTGCAGGATGAAGCCCTCGAACGTCATGCGGGCGCGCCGTTCGAACTGCAGGATGGCGTCCAGCACGTTGTTGAGGCAGTCGGCCTTGCTGGTCGGCCCCGGCCGCGCGCACACCACCTTGTGCACGTTGGGAAAGCGCGCACACACCTCGTCGACATCGCGCTGGGTATCGGGATCGTTCGGATAGGTGCCGACGAAGATGTGGTAGTTCTCGTAGTCCAGCGTGGTCGCCGCCAGCTCGGCCATGTGGCCGATCACGCCGGTTTCATTCCAGGCCGGCACCATGATCGCCAGCGGTTTTTCCGCCGGACGGTACAGCTCGTGATAGTTGGTGTGCTCGTGCCGCTGGTAGACCACCATTGACTTCCACAACCGACGCAGCCAGTAGGCGATGTCGATGAACAGGTCGTCCAGGCCGCTGACCAGCATCAGCAGGGCGATCGCGATGACGGCCACGCTCAGGCCGTAGAGATAGGTCGAGAATGCATCCAGCCACCACATGCCGCACCTCCATTGCTAGACCGCGGTGCGCAGGTGTTCGCCGCACGCCAGCGCGTTCTGCAGCACATCGACGATCCGGATGCTGGCCTGGCCATCACCGAATGGATTGCCTGCGCGCGCCATCGACTGGTACGCGGCCGGGTCGGACCAAAGCGCCTCGATCTGCCTCGTGATGGACTCGCGCTTTGTACCGGCCAGCCGGGCACAGCCAGTCTCGACCGCTTCCGGCCGCTCGGTTTCGGTACGCAGCACCAGCAGCGGCACGCCGAAGGTGGGCGCCTCTTCCTGCAGGCCGCCGGAGTCGGTCAGCACCAGCCAGGAGTCGACCAGCGCCTGCTGCATGTCCAGGTAGTCGAACGGCAGGCTCAGGTGCACGTTGGCCAGCCCGCCGAGGATGGCGTGCACGGGCTGGCCCACCACCGGGTTGAGGTGCACCGGGAACAGCACCTGCAGCTCCGGGTGGCGATTCGCGACATCGGCGATCGCATGGCAGATCTCGCGCAGGTCGCTGCCCCAGTTCTCGCGGCGATGGGCGGTGACCAGCAGGTGGCCGCGCCCCTCCACCCGGCGCTGTATCCGGTGGTGCCGCACCACCCAGTGCTGCGCGTCGATCACGGTATTGCCGGTGACGAAGACATGCTCGTGCGGGATCGCCTCTGCGCGCAGCGCCTGCGCCGCACGCTCGGTCGGTGCGAAATGGAACCGGGTGATCCGGCTGACCATCTGGCGCAGGCCTTCCTCGGGGAACGGCCGCTCCAGGTCATAGGTGCGCAGGCCCGCCTCGACGTGCGCGACCGGAACGCGGTGGTGGAAGCCGCACAGCGCGCCGAGGAAGGTGCTCTCGGTATCGCCCTGCACCACCACCAGCGACCAGGACCCGTCCGACATCACGCTGTCGAGCAGGCCGCGGCAGCGCACGCTGAACTCGTGCAGCCCGTCGCCGACACGATCGAGCGAAATGTCGGGAACGATGCCGAAGCAGGCAAGCATCTGACGCGCCATCTCGTCGTGCTGCCCGGTATGCAACCAGTGCGGCCGCACCCAGTCGCTGGCGCGCATGCAGTGATACAGCGGTGCCAGCTTGATGATCTCCGGGCGTGTGCCACAGACAATCAGTGCATCCTGCATGTGCTTTCTCCCCCACAGGACGGCAACACGGTCCTGCTACGCGGGCATCCTGCCCATGTCCCCACTATCGCGAAAAGCCGACCGCAAGCGCCTCAATGGGCGGGGGGAGTGCCTGCGATCGAGCCCGTATCGGCGGTCACGAGTACCGCCTTGTTGTTCAATATTGCGAACTGCAAGTTAAATCAACGAAAATTTTCGATGAATTCTCCTTGTTGTGTCCTTGACATGATGTGTGATTTATAATAGCCAAGCCAGCCAAGCTGGCGATCGGCTGCAAGCAAGCTTGCCAACGGAGGGCAAGGCGTCCCTTTCACGGGACAGGGGCCTGGGCATTCGGGATGTGTATTGCACTTCCAGCAGCGCGCTGACTGCGCGCCTGCCCAACCACCGCGTGAGAGGAACTCCCATGACCAAGTCAACGCTTGTCGGGCTGTCGACTTTCAAGTCCGTCATCATCAGTGCGGCACTGCTGTTCGCTGCGGCATCCAGTCCGATGACCGTCGCCACGCCGGCGACGGCCGTGCGCACCACCGGCGACCGCATGCTTCCCGCGCCACCGCCCCCCCCGCGCGCGGCGCTGCCGGAGAAGAAGTCGACCGTCGTCTCCCCGACGACGACCCGTCTGCTGGCACCGGCACTGCTGCAGGCGGTGAACCAGTACGCCGGCGCGCCCGGCGCGAACCCGAACCAGAACACGCTGGTGTTGTACGACAGCTCCGGCCAGTGGGGCTGGCTGGGTGAAGCCTACGGCGTGATGGCCGGAAACCTGGTCACCCACGGCAGCAAGTACACCCTGCATCCGGCGGCGGCTTACGTCGCGGGCGAGCTCGGCGGCTATACCGGCCTGGTCTACGTCGGCTCGACCTACGACGAGCCGCTGCCGACCGCATTGCTGGACGACGTGCTGGCGACCAGCAAACCGGTGCTGTGGATGAACGACAACATCTGGCAACTGGCCGCCCGTGCAAGCAACTTCGCCGGGCAGTACGGCTTCACGCCGATGTTCTTCGACTTCAGCAATGCGCTGGCGGTGACCTACAAGGGGGTCGCGCTGCAGCGCAATGCGCTGGCGGTGCCCACTGGCCTGCTGCAGACGGCGATCAACGACCCCACCAGGGCGCAGGTACTCGCCACGGCCAGCAACGACGTCGGCGGCACCATCAACTGGGCCACCCGCGGCGCCAACCTGACCTACATTGGCGAGATTCCCTTCAGCTACACGGGGCCGAACGACCGCTACCTCGCGGCCGTCGACCTGATCGGCAAGGTGTCCAACCCGTCCATGCCGTCGCGCAAGCGCGCGCTGGTGCGCATCGAGGACGTCAGCGCGGACGCCGACCCGACCGAATTGCGCGCGATCGCCGACTATCTGTACAAAAAGCACGTGCCTTTCAGCGTGGCGGTGATCCCGTTCTACAAGGATCCGAACGGGGTATACAACAACGGCGTGCCGGTCAGCACACACCTCTACCAGGCCAGCGGCGTGGTCCAGGCACTGCGCTACATGCAGTCGAGGGGCGGCACACTGCTGATGCACGGATATACGCACCAGTACTCGAATGTCGACAATCCCTACAGTGGCGTAACCGCTGACGATTTCGAGTTCTACCGCGCGCACATCAGCACCAACAACTACGTCATCTACGACACGCCGGTGGCCGAAGACTCCGCACTGTGGGCGCAGGGGCGCATCGCAAGCAGCCAGCAGGAATTCGCCAAGGCGGGTTTCACCGTGCCGAACATCTTCGAGCCGCCGCACTACGCGGCCTCGGCGATCGACTACCAGGTATTCCAGCCCGCGTTCACCGCACGCTACGACCGCGGCCTGTATGCGGCCGGCTGGTGCCCGAACGGGGCCTGCGGAACCGGCACCCCGGACTACACCCGGATCTACGGCGAGTTCTATCCCTACCTGGTGCGCGACATCTACGGCTCGGTGGTGATCCCGGAGCAGCTCGGCAACGTCGAACTGACCGAGTTCAACCACAACCCGCCGCGCTACCCGGCCGACATCCTCTACAGCGCCAACTGCAACACCGTGATCCAGGATGGCGTGCAGAGCTTCTTCTTCCACCCGTACCTGAGCATCAGCTACCTGAAGCAGATCGTCGAAGGCCTACAGGCGATGGGCTACACCTTCGTGCCCGCGAACACCGTCAAGCAGGGCTGACGACGCAGGACTGCTGGGCCGCCGATGGAACGGCGGCCCAGCGGCGGGGCGTGTCTCGAACACACCCCCGCATCGCAACCAGGGGCGTGCCACCGGCACAATATCGCGCACCCCGAAGCCGGCTATCCCGGCCAGTCGCTACCGGCGATGCACCGCATGGATGCGGCAATTTGCCCTGCCGATCACGCCAGGATGCGGGCGCGGGCGCAGCCACTCGCGTATCCTAGGCGCCTGTCGCCGCGCCCATCCCGGCGCTCGCAAGGCACCGTGGCCACGGCCGCCCTCCCCGCGAGTCCCCATCTCCGGCCAGCCGGATGGCATGGCGTGCGACTTCCCCGACGGCGCAACAAGGCGAGACGACCGACCATGGTGGCAATGGCAACCGAGCACGTGATCGACGTGCAGCACTGGAACGACAACCTGTTCTCCTTCCGCACCACGCGCGACCCGGGTTTCCGCTTCGACAGCGGCCAGTTCGTGATGATCGGGCTGGAAACGGACGGCCGTCCGCTGCTGCGCGCGTACTCGATCGCCAGCGCCAGCTGGGAGGAACACCTGGAGTTCTTCTCGATCAAGGTGTCGAACGGTCCGCTCACCTCGCGTCTGCAGCACCTGCAGCCCGGCGACCCGCTGATCGTCACGCGCAAGCCCACCGGCACGCTGGTGCTGACCGACCTCAAGCCCGGCAGGCACCTGTACCTGCTCGGCACCGGCACCGGGCTGGCGCCTTTCATGAGCATCATCCGCGACCCGGACACCTACCAGCGCTTCGACCGGATCGTGCTGGCCCACGGCGTGCGTCGGGTCGAAGACCTCGCCTACGCGCACTACCTGGAGCACGAGCTGCCGCAGCATGAGTACCTGGGCGAACTCGTGCGCGAGAAGCTGATCTACTACCCCACGGTGACGCGCGAGCCGTTCCGCAACCGCGGCCGCATCACCGACGCCATCGCCGACGGCGTGATGAGCCAGGCCACCGGCCTGCCGCCACTGAACGCGGCCACCGACCGCGTGATGCTGTGCGGCAGTCCGGCGATGCTGGACGACCTCAGCGCCCTGCTCGACGGCCGCGGCTTCCAGGTTTCGCCGCGCACGCGCGAGCCGGGCGACTACGTGGTCGAGCGGGCCTTCGTGGAGAAGTAGGCGCCAGCCGCGCTCAGCCGCGCATGCGTCCCCTGCCCTCGTTGTCCCAGTAGCCGAAGACCCGCCGCGCCACCAACTTGTACAGCCGCTTGCCGCTGGCGCGCCACAGCCGCGAAGGCAGCGCCGGCGTGGCCAGCATCGTGCGCTGACGCGCGCTCAGCGCTGACTCGCAATACGTGCGCTTGTGCTTGAGCAGATGGCGCAGGTCCTCGCGTGCCAGCAGGCGGAACAGGCGGCCGCGACGACCGCGGGTCCAGGCGATCTGGAAATCCACCAGCGCGGGACGGCCGTCCACACACACCAGCCAGTTCGGTTCCTTGGCCAGGTCGTTGTGCACGATGCCGCGCTGATGCAGCCGTGCCAGCAGGCGCAATGCGTCGCGGTAGTAGTCGCGGTCGCGTGGCCGCGCCTGCTGCATCGGAATGCCGGCGATGTAGCTGCGCAGCAATTCGCGCCCGTCCCAGCCCAGCAGTACCGGCACGCCATCGATCCCCGCCAGCCGCTGCAACGCACGGGCTTCGCGTGCCGCCGCGCGGTGGGCCGCCAGCCATGCCCACCAGCGCGCGGCGCGGACGTCACGGCGAATCACCCGCACGCCAGCGCGTTCGATGATCTCGATGCGGCCGAGCTCGTCGGCCTTGAGCAGGAGAGGAGGGGCTGCGTCCACGGAAATTCCGGCAGGCACGGGCGGCACGCGGTTGCATGTCATAGTGCCTCAATCGATCATGGGTTGTGCGACCGGCATGCCCGTCGCGTGTCCCAATGATGGAACCTGCCCGATGGATATTGCGCTGTACGTACTCGCCGCCCTGCTGATCGCCGGTGGCCTGGCTGGCGCCGTGCTGCCGGCGCTGCCCGGCATCCCGATGCTGTTCGGCGGCATCTGGCTGGCCGCGGCGGTGGACGGCTACCGGCATTTGGGCCTGTGGTGGCTGTTGATCATCGGCGCGCTGGGCACGCTCGGGGTAATCGTCGACTTCGTCGCCAGCACGCTGGGTGCGAAGCGCGTCGGTGCCAGCAAGATGGCCCTGTGGGGTGCGTCGCTGGGCACCCTGCTGGGCATGTTCTTCGGCATCCCCGGCCTGCTGTTCGGGCCGTTCCTGGGTGCGCTGGCCGGCGAGCTCGCCTCCGGCACCAGCGTGCTGCGCTCGACCCACGTCGGCATCGGCACCTGGCTGGGCCTGCTGTTTGGCACCCTGGTGAAACTGGTGCTCTCGTTCGTGATGGTCGGGCTGTTCGGGCTGGCGATGCTGTTCGGCTGAGCTTCCGGCACATGCCTTCGGCACGCGCAGCGTCCTAGGCTGGACTTCCCCAGGGAGAACACCATGCCCAGACGCCTCGCCTTCGCCTTCGCCGCCGTGCTGACCACGACCGCTTCGCTGCACGCCCAGACCGCACCGCCAGCCTGGATCGCCCGCAGCAACGCCGACTCGCAGATCCTGCTCGAGCAGATCGCCCGCTTCAGCCCGGAGTTCGCCTCGCAGGTGGGCGTGTCCGGCTACGACGACAAGGTCGCCGACCTCCGCCCCGGCGCGGACGAGCGCTCGCGGGCCGCGCTGGTCGTGGCGAAGGCGAAACTGCAGGGCTTGCTGGCCACGGAGCAGGACGCCAACGTGCGGCAGGACCTGCAGATCCTGATCAAGGCCGCCAGTGAACAGATCGAGGGTATCGACCTCAACCGTCAGTACCTGCTGCCGTACACCGACGTGGGCCAGCTGGTCTTCAGCGGCGAGTTCAGCCTGCTGAAGGACGACGTCGCCGCGGCGCGCCGCCGCTCGGCGTTGCAGCGCTTGCAGTGCTACGTGGGCAAAACGCCCGGCTGCACGCCGATCGCCGAGCTGGCGAAGGCGCAGACCGTCGCCCGGCTCGGCGACAAGGCACTGCTCGGTCCGTACAAGGGCGAAGTCGAGCAGAAACTCGCGAACAGCCAGCGCTATGTCGACGGCATCCGCCAGTTGTTCGCCAAGTACAAGCTGGACGATGCCGAGGGCAAGGCTGCACTGGACGCGCTGGACACGCAGCTGAAGGCGTACGACGGCTGGGTGCGTGGCACCGTTCTGCCACGCGCGCGCAGCGACTTCCGTCTGCCCGAACCGCTGTACGCATACAACCTGCGCCAGGTCGGCATCGACATCCCGCCACAGCAACTGATGGAGCAGGCGCAGCTGGAGTTCGTCGAGCTGCGCGGCATGATGCAGGTACTGGCGCCGGTGGTGGCGAAGGCCGAAGGCATCGATGCCACCGACTACCGCGACGTGCTGAAGGCGCTGAAGAAACAGCAGCTGGGCCGGGACCAGGTGGAGCCGTGGTACCACGAGGTGCTCGGCCACATCGAGGACACCATCCGCCGCGAACGCATCGTCACCCTGCCGCAGCGCAAGATGCAGATTCGTCTGGCCTCGGAGGCCGAGGCGGCGCAGATCCCGGCGCCGCACATGGACCCGCCGCCGTTCATCAACAACCACGGCGAGCAGGGCACCTTCGTGCTGACCATGGGCAACCCGGGCAAGAACGGCGACGCGACCCAGGCCTACGACGACTTCACTTTCAAGGCCGCCGCATGGACGCTCACCGCGCACGAGGGCCGGCCGGGTCACGAGCTGCAGTTCGCGGCGATGGCCGAACGCGGCGTATCGCTGGCGCGCAGCCTGTTCGCGTTCAACAGCGTCAACGTG is a genomic window of Rhodanobacter thiooxydans containing:
- a CDS encoding DUF885 domain-containing protein: MPRRLAFAFAAVLTTTASLHAQTAPPAWIARSNADSQILLEQIARFSPEFASQVGVSGYDDKVADLRPGADERSRAALVVAKAKLQGLLATEQDANVRQDLQILIKAASEQIEGIDLNRQYLLPYTDVGQLVFSGEFSLLKDDVAAARRRSALQRLQCYVGKTPGCTPIAELAKAQTVARLGDKALLGPYKGEVEQKLANSQRYVDGIRQLFAKYKLDDAEGKAALDALDTQLKAYDGWVRGTVLPRARSDFRLPEPLYAYNLRQVGIDIPPQQLMEQAQLEFVELRGMMQVLAPVVAKAEGIDATDYRDVLKALKKQQLGRDQVEPWYHEVLGHIEDTIRRERIVTLPQRKMQIRLASEAEAAQIPAPHMDPPPFINNHGEQGTFVLTMGNPGKNGDATQAYDDFTFKAAAWTLTAHEGRPGHELQFAAMAERGVSLARSLFAFNSVNVEGWALYAEAEMLPYEPPAGQFAALQARLMRAARAWLDPMLNLGLITPARAHQVLVHEVGLSEAMAQQEINRYTFDSPGQANAYFYGYLRLQQLRLQTELALGPKFDRLAFNDFVIGQGLLPPEQLAEAVRTQFVPAQRKR
- a CDS encoding serine/threonine protein kinase, with the protein product MTCNRVPPVPAGISVDAAPPLLLKADELGRIEIIERAGVRVIRRDVRAARWWAWLAAHRAAAREARALQRLAGIDGVPVLLGWDGRELLRSYIAGIPMQQARPRDRDYYRDALRLLARLHQRGIVHNDLAKEPNWLVCVDGRPALVDFQIAWTRGRRGRLFRLLAREDLRHLLKHKRTYCESALSARQRTMLATPALPSRLWRASGKRLYKLVARRVFGYWDNEGRGRMRG
- a CDS encoding DUF456 domain-containing protein produces the protein MDIALYVLAALLIAGGLAGAVLPALPGIPMLFGGIWLAAAVDGYRHLGLWWLLIIGALGTLGVIVDFVASTLGAKRVGASKMALWGASLGTLLGMFFGIPGLLFGPFLGALAGELASGTSVLRSTHVGIGTWLGLLFGTLVKLVLSFVMVGLFGLAMLFG
- a CDS encoding ferredoxin--NADP reductase; amino-acid sequence: MVAMATEHVIDVQHWNDNLFSFRTTRDPGFRFDSGQFVMIGLETDGRPLLRAYSIASASWEEHLEFFSIKVSNGPLTSRLQHLQPGDPLIVTRKPTGTLVLTDLKPGRHLYLLGTGTGLAPFMSIIRDPDTYQRFDRIVLAHGVRRVEDLAYAHYLEHELPQHEYLGELVREKLIYYPTVTREPFRNRGRITDAIADGVMSQATGLPPLNAATDRVMLCGSPAMLDDLSALLDGRGFQVSPRTREPGDYVVERAFVEK